Proteins co-encoded in one Vicinamibacterales bacterium genomic window:
- a CDS encoding dipeptidase, which translates to MPRLTLVVAALTMVALAAVVIRGQEDRTATKAKRIHQEAIVFDTHIDTTDRLQGGWKFEDRHPAPSSHAPDASSVDLPRMREGGLDAAFFSVFVPGTITGGKAVSLARAEFDKLRILVDTHPKDLALCLTAADVRRAHADGKIGVLIGVEGGHMINESLDVLQDYARLGARYLTLTHTVNVTWADSSSEPPKVNGLSDFGKQVVRELNRLGMMVDVSHISDKAFWDVLEVSQAPVIASHSACRALCGHPRNLTDEMIKALAAHDGVIQINFMAGYIDEALYQEQKKREPQLDTLRAELERQYPGPENAEKRWREVRAAYEKMGPAPKVSWERIVDHIDHAVKLAGSDHVGLGSDFDGATMPEGMDECSQLPKITAELLRRGYKESDVKKILGGNTLRVMEQAEKVGRKLSSR; encoded by the coding sequence ATGCCACGCCTCACGCTCGTCGTTGCCGCCCTCACCATGGTCGCCCTGGCTGCAGTGGTCATCCGCGGGCAGGAAGACCGGACCGCAACGAAAGCCAAGCGAATCCACCAGGAAGCCATCGTGTTCGACACGCACATCGACACGACGGACCGGCTCCAGGGCGGCTGGAAGTTCGAAGACCGTCATCCGGCGCCGTCCAGCCACGCGCCCGACGCGAGCAGCGTGGATCTGCCGCGGATGCGCGAGGGCGGCCTCGACGCGGCGTTCTTCTCGGTATTCGTGCCGGGCACCATCACGGGCGGAAAGGCCGTGAGCCTCGCGCGGGCGGAATTCGACAAGCTCCGGATTCTGGTGGATACGCATCCGAAGGACCTCGCGCTGTGCCTGACGGCCGCGGACGTCCGGAGGGCGCACGCGGACGGGAAGATCGGCGTGCTGATTGGCGTCGAGGGCGGCCACATGATCAACGAGAGCCTCGACGTGCTGCAGGATTACGCGCGGCTCGGCGCGCGGTACCTGACGCTGACACACACGGTCAACGTCACGTGGGCCGATTCGTCGAGCGAGCCGCCAAAGGTGAACGGGCTCTCGGATTTCGGCAAACAGGTGGTGCGCGAGCTGAACCGGCTCGGCATGATGGTGGACGTCTCGCACATCTCGGACAAGGCGTTCTGGGACGTGCTCGAGGTGAGCCAGGCGCCGGTGATCGCGTCGCACTCGGCCTGCCGCGCGCTCTGCGGGCATCCGCGCAATCTGACCGACGAGATGATCAAGGCGCTCGCCGCTCACGACGGCGTCATCCAGATCAACTTCATGGCGGGGTACATCGACGAGGCCCTGTATCAGGAGCAGAAGAAGCGGGAGCCGCAGCTCGACACGCTGCGCGCGGAGCTGGAACGACAGTACCCCGGCCCGGAAAACGCCGAGAAGCGCTGGCGCGAGGTCCGCGCCGCGTACGAGAAGATGGGGCCGGCCCCCAAGGTCTCGTGGGAGCGTATCGTCGATCACATCGATCACGCCGTGAAGCTCGCGGGCTCCGATCACGTGGGGCTCGGGTCGGATTTCGACGGAGCAACGATGCCCGAGGGCATGGACGAGTGCAGCCAGCTGCCGAAGATCACCGCGGAACTGCTGCGCCGGGGGTACAAGGAATCCGACGTCAAGAAGATCCTCGGCGGCAACACGCTTCGGGTGATGGAGCAGGCCGAGAAGGTCGGCCGGAAGCTCTCGAGCCGGTGA
- a CDS encoding deoxyribodipyrimidine photo-lyase, translating into MPGPPDPAGRVVVYWMQHAQRASDNPALEAAIGVANELNHPVVVLFVLDPRFRSANLRHLHFMLQGLAELPAALAERRVGFVLRCGRGDEVVRFCREVGASLLVGDENPLREAEAWRQRVAERVRIPFWTVDADVVVPGGLLLKEQYSAGTIRPRIHRQLDWCLRPISAGKAAVKWRRPPGLVTVEPEPALLDELRIDRAVGPVAGEIGGRSAGLGRLKAFVLGGLVGYSARRNHPEAEGTSRLSPYVHFGQLGPREVALAVRDAEAAPADRHAFLEQLIVRRELATNFVRHNPAYDRLDGCARWARETLRRHRGDERVWIYTERQLEHAETHDPLWNAAERQMVESGWMHGYLRMYWGKKILEWTRSPDEAMSIAIALNDRYELDGRDPNGYAGIAWAIGGKHDRAWGPERPVFGTIRYMSFASTSKKFDSRSYMARWAGKAPG; encoded by the coding sequence GTGCCTGGCCCTCCTGACCCGGCCGGTCGTGTGGTCGTCTACTGGATGCAGCACGCGCAGCGGGCCTCGGACAATCCGGCGCTCGAGGCCGCGATCGGTGTGGCGAACGAACTGAACCATCCGGTGGTCGTGCTGTTCGTCCTCGATCCCCGCTTTCGGTCCGCCAACCTGCGGCACCTCCATTTCATGCTGCAAGGGCTGGCCGAACTGCCGGCCGCGCTGGCCGAGCGGCGCGTCGGGTTCGTGCTCCGCTGTGGGCGAGGGGACGAGGTCGTCAGGTTCTGCCGCGAGGTCGGGGCTTCGCTGCTCGTCGGCGACGAGAACCCGCTGCGCGAAGCCGAGGCGTGGCGCCAGCGCGTGGCTGAGCGTGTCCGCATCCCGTTCTGGACGGTGGACGCGGATGTCGTCGTGCCCGGCGGCCTGCTGCTGAAGGAGCAGTATTCGGCCGGGACGATACGGCCGCGCATCCACAGGCAGCTCGACTGGTGCCTGCGGCCGATTTCGGCTGGGAAGGCGGCCGTCAAGTGGCGGCGGCCGCCCGGCCTCGTGACGGTCGAGCCGGAGCCCGCGCTGCTCGATGAGCTGCGGATCGATCGCGCCGTCGGCCCGGTGGCGGGGGAAATCGGCGGACGCTCGGCCGGCCTCGGACGTCTGAAGGCGTTCGTGCTTGGTGGCCTGGTGGGCTACTCGGCCCGTCGGAACCATCCGGAAGCCGAAGGGACGAGCCGACTCTCGCCCTATGTGCACTTCGGCCAGCTCGGTCCCCGGGAGGTGGCCTTGGCCGTGCGCGACGCGGAGGCCGCGCCGGCGGATCGTCACGCGTTCCTCGAACAGCTCATCGTGAGGCGGGAGCTGGCGACGAACTTCGTGCGCCACAACCCCGCGTACGATCGTCTCGACGGGTGCGCGCGCTGGGCGCGCGAGACGCTCCGACGCCACCGCGGCGACGAACGCGTGTGGATCTACACCGAGCGGCAGCTCGAGCACGCGGAGACCCACGACCCGCTGTGGAATGCGGCGGAGCGGCAGATGGTCGAGAGTGGCTGGATGCACGGCTATCTGCGGATGTACTGGGGGAAGAAGATCCTCGAGTGGACGCGCTCACCCGACGAGGCGATGTCGATCGCAATTGCGCTGAATGATCGCTACGAACTCGACGGACGGGATCCGAACGGCTATGCCGGCATCGCCTGGGCGATCGGCGGCAAGCACGACCGCGCGTGGGGACCCGAACGGCCCGTATTCGGCACCATTCGCTACATGTCCTTCGCCAGCACCTCGAAGAAGTTCGACAGTCGCAGCTATATGGCGCGCTGGGCGGGGAAGGCGCCGGGGTGA
- a CDS encoding aldose epimerase family protein, producing the protein MKAIFSVIVGLVVTLNASGQKPSSGVGAKATVQKAPFGQTKEGAPVEIYTLTNGKGMVAKVMTYGATLTELLVPDKTGTSANVVLGFDKLEPYLAGVPYFGATVGRIGNRIAKGTFTLDGKAYRLATNNGPNHLHGGVKGFDKVVWKAEVVASKVGQAVKFSYRSPDGEEGYPGNLDVTVVYTLTDANELHLDYTATTDKATPVNLTNHSYFNLAGEGTGTILDHVMMINADQMTPVDDTLIPTGTLERVKGTVFDFTTPTAIGARIAKVPIAPPVGYDHNYVINTQTGGGGQPALAARVVEPKSGRTMEVRTTEPGVQFYSGNFLDGTLRNRKGVPYQKHAAFCLETQHFPDSINHPNFPSTILRPGQTYRTTTVYAF; encoded by the coding sequence GTGAAGGCCATCTTCTCAGTGATCGTCGGTCTCGTGGTGACACTCAACGCGTCCGGTCAGAAACCCTCGTCTGGCGTGGGCGCGAAGGCCACAGTCCAGAAGGCCCCGTTCGGCCAAACGAAGGAAGGCGCTCCCGTGGAAATCTATACGCTGACCAACGGCAAGGGCATGGTCGCCAAGGTGATGACCTACGGTGCCACGCTCACCGAGTTGCTCGTGCCGGACAAGACCGGCACGAGTGCCAACGTCGTCCTCGGCTTCGACAAGCTGGAACCGTACCTCGCAGGCGTCCCGTACTTCGGCGCGACGGTCGGCCGCATCGGCAACCGTATCGCCAAGGGCACGTTCACTCTCGACGGCAAGGCTTATAGATTGGCCACCAACAACGGGCCGAACCACCTGCACGGCGGCGTCAAGGGCTTCGACAAGGTCGTCTGGAAGGCTGAGGTCGTTGCGTCGAAAGTGGGCCAGGCCGTGAAGTTCTCGTATCGCAGTCCTGACGGCGAAGAAGGCTACCCAGGAAACCTCGACGTCACCGTCGTCTACACGCTGACGGACGCGAACGAGCTGCACCTCGACTACACCGCGACGACCGACAAGGCCACGCCGGTCAACCTGACCAACCACAGCTACTTCAATCTCGCCGGCGAGGGCACCGGAACGATTCTCGATCACGTGATGATGATCAACGCCGACCAGATGACGCCCGTGGACGACACGCTCATCCCGACCGGCACACTCGAGCGGGTCAAGGGCACGGTCTTCGACTTCACGACACCAACGGCCATCGGCGCCCGCATCGCCAAGGTTCCGATCGCGCCGCCGGTCGGCTACGACCACAACTACGTGATCAACACGCAGACGGGGGGCGGCGGGCAGCCGGCCCTGGCCGCGCGCGTCGTCGAGCCGAAGAGCGGCCGCACGATGGAGGTCCGCACCACGGAGCCTGGAGTTCAGTTCTATTCGGGCAACTTCCTCGACGGCACGCTTCGGAACCGGAAGGGCGTCCCATACCAGAAGCACGCCGCATTCTGCCTCGAAACGCAGCACTTCCCCGACTCGATCAACCACCCGAACTTCCCGTCGACGATCCTGCGTCCGGGCCAGACCTACCGGACGACCACCGTGTACGCCTTCTGA
- a CDS encoding DUF523 and DUF1722 domain-containing protein: MATSTSSVRIGISACLIGQKVRFDGGHKRDAFLVDTFGKYVEWVPVCPEVEVGMGTPREAIRLVRPGGADASAAGGGGGIRLVGVKSGTDHTEAMRAFAARRVDALAREDLDGYILKKDSPSCGMERVKVYQAGGAPARTGRGLFAESLVVRLPLLPVEEEGRLSDPHLRDNFVERVFAYRRLRGLFSGRWTVGALVRFHTAHKLTLLAHSPDGYRELGRVVARAASMRRADVKAEYESAFMRALATIATPRRHVNVLQHMLGYFRKVLDDASRAELAEAVADYQRGWVPLIVPVTLLRHHVHRCDIGYLAGQIYLEPHPRELMLRNHV; the protein is encoded by the coding sequence ATGGCAACGAGCACGTCCTCCGTGCGGATCGGCATCTCCGCGTGCCTGATCGGGCAGAAGGTTCGCTTCGATGGCGGGCACAAGCGTGACGCGTTTCTCGTCGACACCTTCGGGAAGTACGTCGAGTGGGTGCCGGTCTGTCCCGAGGTCGAGGTGGGGATGGGAACCCCGCGCGAGGCGATTCGCCTCGTGCGGCCGGGCGGCGCCGATGCCTCGGCCGCCGGGGGTGGAGGCGGCATCCGCCTCGTCGGGGTGAAGTCGGGTACGGACCACACCGAGGCGATGCGGGCGTTTGCGGCACGCCGCGTCGACGCGCTCGCGCGCGAGGATCTCGACGGCTACATCCTGAAGAAGGACTCCCCGAGTTGTGGGATGGAACGGGTGAAGGTGTACCAGGCGGGCGGGGCGCCGGCTCGCACCGGACGAGGGCTGTTCGCCGAGTCGCTCGTCGTACGCCTGCCGCTGCTTCCTGTCGAGGAAGAGGGTCGCCTGTCCGATCCCCACCTGCGCGACAACTTCGTGGAGCGCGTCTTCGCGTACCGTCGCCTGCGCGGCCTGTTCTCCGGTCGTTGGACCGTGGGCGCGCTCGTGCGGTTTCACACGGCGCACAAGCTCACGCTCCTGGCACATTCACCCGATGGCTACCGCGAGCTGGGACGCGTCGTCGCCCGGGCTGCGTCGATGCGGCGGGCCGACGTGAAGGCGGAGTACGAATCAGCCTTCATGCGCGCGCTGGCCACGATCGCCACGCCGCGTCGGCACGTCAACGTCCTGCAGCACATGCTGGGCTACTTCCGGAAAGTGCTCGATGACGCCTCGCGGGCGGAACTGGCCGAAGCCGTGGCGGACTATCAACGTGGGTGGGTGCCGCTCATCGTGCCCGTGACGCTGTTGCGGCACCATGTCCATCGATGCGACATCGGCTACCTGGCCGGGCAGATCTACCTCGAGCCGCACCCGAGAGAACTGATGCTCCGGAACCACGTCTAG